In Deltaproteobacteria bacterium RBG_16_64_85, one genomic interval encodes:
- a CDS encoding aspartate--tRNA ligase → MDAFLPEHKRTHYCGQVRPDHVGKEIVLCGWVHRRRDHGGLVFVDLRDREGLVQVVFNPGDSPEAHERADGLRVEYVLSIRGTVRRRPKGTENPNLPTGEVEVAAASLAILNESRPIPFALEEETDVAENVRLKYRYLDLRRPSIQGVFRSRAVLARAVREYFFENGFFEIETPVLTKSTPEGARDYLVPSRVNPGMFFALPQSPQLFKQILMIAGYDRYAQIVKCFRDEDLRADRQPEFTQIDVEMSFIDREDLFLMMEGLMARIFRDVLDVRIPLPFPRMGYREAMDRFGVDKPDTRFGLEITEYTDLLKDTEFRVFAEAAVKGGVIRGITVPGMGEASRSELAALEEVARIGGARGLSWWKVTAQGLSSPLAKHYKEEQQKGLLSRSGAKPGDLILMVADEFLIACDSLGRLRLHLGEKLNLVDTSRYDFLWVVDFPLLEWDKEEKRYAAMHHPFTAPLDGDLPLLDTDPGKARAKAYDLVLNGSEIGGGSIRIHRQDIQSKMFRLLNIGPEEAKVKFGFLLEALEFGAPPHGGIAFGLDRLAMILSGARSLRDVIAFPKTQKATCLMTDAPSPVDNRQLRELHIRVTAPEKK, encoded by the coding sequence GTGGACGCGTTCCTTCCGGAGCATAAACGGACCCACTACTGCGGGCAGGTACGCCCCGACCACGTGGGGAAGGAGATCGTCCTTTGCGGATGGGTTCACCGCCGCAGGGACCACGGCGGCCTCGTGTTCGTCGACCTGCGCGACCGGGAAGGACTGGTTCAGGTGGTGTTCAATCCCGGGGATTCCCCGGAGGCGCACGAGAGAGCCGATGGGCTGCGGGTGGAGTACGTCCTCTCGATCCGTGGGACGGTGCGGAGACGGCCGAAGGGAACGGAGAACCCGAACCTTCCCACGGGGGAGGTCGAGGTGGCGGCCGCATCGCTGGCGATCCTCAACGAGTCCAGGCCGATCCCGTTCGCGCTCGAGGAGGAGACCGACGTCGCCGAGAACGTGCGCCTGAAGTACCGGTATCTCGACCTGCGCCGCCCCTCGATCCAGGGCGTCTTCCGGTCGCGGGCCGTTCTGGCGAGGGCCGTCCGGGAGTACTTCTTCGAGAACGGGTTCTTCGAAATCGAAACGCCGGTCCTGACGAAGAGCACCCCGGAAGGGGCGCGGGACTACCTGGTGCCCTCGCGCGTCAACCCCGGGATGTTTTTCGCCCTCCCGCAGTCCCCGCAGCTATTCAAGCAGATCCTGATGATCGCCGGGTACGACCGGTACGCCCAGATCGTGAAATGCTTCCGTGACGAGGACCTGCGCGCCGACCGCCAGCCGGAATTCACGCAGATCGACGTGGAGATGTCGTTCATCGACCGGGAGGATCTCTTCCTGATGATGGAGGGGTTGATGGCGAGGATTTTCCGGGACGTCCTGGATGTACGGATCCCTTTGCCGTTTCCCCGTATGGGCTACCGGGAAGCGATGGACCGTTTCGGGGTCGACAAGCCGGACACCCGGTTCGGCCTCGAGATCACGGAATACACGGACCTGCTCAAGGACACCGAATTCCGGGTGTTCGCAGAGGCGGCGGTCAAGGGCGGCGTGATCCGCGGGATCACGGTCCCCGGCATGGGCGAGGCGAGCCGCTCCGAGCTGGCGGCGCTGGAGGAGGTGGCCAGGATCGGCGGCGCACGAGGCCTCTCCTGGTGGAAGGTCACCGCGCAGGGGCTTTCCTCCCCCCTTGCCAAGCATTACAAGGAGGAGCAGCAGAAAGGCCTTCTCTCCCGAAGCGGCGCCAAGCCGGGGGACCTGATCCTCATGGTAGCGGATGAATTCCTCATCGCCTGCGACTCCCTGGGGCGTCTGCGGCTTCACCTGGGCGAAAAACTGAACCTCGTCGACACGTCCCGCTACGACTTCCTGTGGGTCGTCGATTTTCCGCTCCTGGAGTGGGACAAGGAGGAGAAGCGGTACGCGGCGATGCACCACCCCTTCACCGCTCCGCTGGACGGGGATCTCCCGCTCCTGGACACGGATCCGGGAAAGGCCCGCGCAAAGGCCTACGACCTGGTGCTGAACGGCTCCGAGATCGGGGGAGGAAGCATCCGGATCCACCGGCAGGACATCCAGTCGAAGATGTTCCGGCTTCTCAACATCGGCCCGGAGGAGGCGAAGGTGAAATTCGGCTTCCTTCTGGAGGCGCTGGAGTTCGGCGCGCCGCCCCACGGCGGGATCGCCTTCGGCCTGGACCGCCTGGCGATGATTCTCTCCGGAGCCCGGTCGCTCCGGGACGTGATCGCCTTCCCGAAGACACAGAAAGCGACCTGCCTCATGACCGACGCCCCGTCGCCCGTGGACAACCGGCAGCTGAGGGAACTTCACATCCGGGTGACCGCCCCGGAAAAGAAATAG